A genomic stretch from Scheffersomyces stipitis CBS 6054 chromosome 6, complete sequence includes:
- the RPN11 gene encoding multicatalytic endopeptidase (26S proteasome regulatory subunit RPN11) — protein sequence MERLQRLLGSGAGLGGAAPPQSDGPAIDNAETVYISSLALLKMLKHGRAGVPMEVMGLMLGEYVDEFTIHVIDVFAMPQSGTGVSVEAVDDVFQSNMMDMLRQTGRDQLVVGWYHSHPGFGCWLSSVDVNTQQSFEQLNKRAVAVVIDPIQSVKGKVVIDAFRTIDTTTMMMGQEPRQTTSNVGHLNKPSIQALIHGLNRHYYSLNIDYHKTSYETNMLLNLHKKNWQSGLKLVDYNHKEHENLENTEKMVKIAELYNQRVSEEKELSEEQLKTRYVGKQDPKKHLSDTAEKLIEENVTTLLTSNINALAIQ from the coding sequence ATGGAAAGATTGCAGAGATTACTCGGCTCTGGTGCCGGACTTGGGGGAGCTGCTCCTCCACAAAGTGACGGGCCTGCCATAGATAATGCTGAAACTGTATACATATCATCCTTAGCgttattgaagatgttAAAACATGGCCGTGCTGGGGTGCCAATGGAAGTCATGGGGTTGATGTTGGGTGAATATGTAGACGAATTCACGATCCACGTAATCGATGTTTTTGCCATGCCCCAATCAGGTACTGGAGTTTCTGTCGAAGctgttgatgatgttttCCAATCGAATATGATGGATATGTTGAGACAGACTGGACGCGACCAGTTGGTTGTAGGCTGGTACCATTCGCATCCAGGGTTTGGTTGTTGGTTGTCGTCTGTTGATGTCAACACCCAGCAGTCGTTTGAACAGTTGAACAAGCgtgctgttgctgttgttatAGATCCGATCCAATCAGTTAAGGGTAAAGTTGTCATAGATGCATTCAGAACTATAGACACGACAACAATGATGATGGGCCAAGAACCTCGTCAAACTACTTCCAACGTCGGTCACTTGAACAAGCCGTCGATCCAGGCGTTAATCCACGGCTTGAACCGCCACTACTACTCGTTGAACATTGACTACCACAAGACATCGTACGAAACCAatatgttgttgaacttgcacaagaagaactggCAGTCGGGCTTGAAGTTAGTAGATTACAACCATAAAGAGCACgagaacttggaaaacacGGAGAAGATGGTCAAGATCGCTGAGTTATACAACCAGAGAGTGCTGGAGGAAAAGGAGTTGCTGGAGGAgcaattgaagacaagataCGTAGGCAAGCAGGATCCAAAAAAACACTTGTCCGACACGgcagagaagttgattgaagagAATGTGACTACTTTATTGACCAGTAATATCAACGCCCTTGCAATTCAGTAG